cttttggaaccaaagggaaccaacGGGACATTGTAGAATCTCACGGAATtaagggtccattgtgacattggggaaaatgatggaatcagtggACCATTGTCACACTGCAAGGCCTGATGGAGCCAAAGAACGCTGGGAAACAGTgtaacctcatggaatcaaggagccattgtccCACTGTGGAGCCTCAAGAAAAAAGGGATCCAATCTTTGCCTCAGAGTttgtcaacaaattaaatttaaggaattacagaagtgagattgaaccacttttgtcccacaggttttaatgattggccaaatgaaaatatttatataaaataatcctttattcttacaaatgatcagacaaaagatcttaatcagaattatttactacacaatacaAAGGCTAAAACTACAAGTAGTACAGTATGAGATAGGATAGTGCactatattgaagcaattattgaaacaattatattaaagctagccaaaagaaataattatcaCATAGAGATCTGATGGAACTCACCCAGACCAACGCTCAtggggagatttcttttgctcagccttgaggagtgtccttggagggcgtctccacccaaggcaggaatctccacacatctaccccaagaagggctgtgttagaagaacctgcctggatgaaaggggactggacttctctagtaggaagggattgactgctcctcacaaatggacaggccagtgagcagcttctctgtcccatccaacttccaaaagcaggaggtgtgtttggagttgggtgaaccaggctggtttgagcatcattcaacaccaaaaccattcccaggGTGCCACCGGTGACTGGcagatctcacagacagcttgcatgagagctggcactgttggcattgtctgATGGCATTTTAGGCCTTCTCAGGGTCGGCCCTCCTGCCCCCCGGGTCGAGAGGTTGGCTGtgaaagtccatcctggagatgcacagggagccaagagttgggctcctgagtgacatccaacaatggacagggggatgggactgaccagatgaaagtgtctcaggTAGAGCTGGACTGGCAACACAAGGGGGAATTATTCCTGGCTCGCTGGGCCCAGGACACCTCAGGGCCTCAGGGAAGAGgtgcaacatccagctgggcTTGTGATCCAGGGCTGCATTTAACCCTGGACACCAACTGCCAGGTTCTCCAGACCTGGGAAACATGTGCTGCCATCAAAGAGGCCAAGAGGGTAAAGCCCCTGTGGGGTGGGAGATGATGGCTGAGATAGAGATGTGggcaggcctggcagattgatcccagcacactccccaaacccaccaaggcaAGCTCTACGTGCTGACAATGGTGGACACAACCCCTGGATGGCAGGAgacaccccctgtgcctcccaccactgcccagaacaccatcctgggcctggaaaagcaagtcctgtggagacacagccctccagaaacactggagttggacagcaggactcttttccaaaacaacCTTGTGCACACCTGGACCAGAGAGCTGGACATGGAGTGGATGGATCATATTCCCTGTCAGGCACCAGCCTCTAGGAATGTTGGATGGTAGAGTGGACTGTTCAAAGCCACCTAGTTAGTTAACCCTGTAAGCTCAAGAGATAAAACTCCAGGCCAGTTCAGAGTATATGATCAGCTCAaaagagcaggtcctttaatcAGGCCCACAGGCCCAGGGGAACACACACGACGCGCCCTCCCAGGCAATGGTTCTACAGTTTTAGAAGATGGTCTGTCCAATGCCAGAACTCTCCACCCCCTggttctgcccagttctgcccccgACAAGGCCCTTGGGGAATTGGGTTTGGGgtctttgggaccccttcttcctcatctttctcttcttcacagcatgtacagtccttggagtgcgtccaaagttctgggctggAAGGTTGCTTTGTCTCTTGTGGGATCTTGTTGTCCAGGCCTAGGGTGTGAAGTTGTTCAGtagaggtgtttttctacaatttgACCTTGAAAAGAAATCTAAACACactaaaggaatttagaaagtttgataTAAAATGGGATAATAGGGTTGGGTCTGTGTAAACTGCTATGCTACAGCTACATTAACATCTACAGTTACTACACAACTACttttaaattcaaaaaaaaaagaaatccagaaagCTTTAAGGCATCACACAAACCTAGTTAGTTAACTCTACCAGTTGAACTGGCCCTGCCCAAAAAGAACCTCTCTGTACCATTGAAGGGGAGAAAATCCCTGTGGTCCATATGAGGAGTATGTTGGGGAGGACAGTTTGGATTAGTCCTGCCTTAAGCAAAGGCAAAGCCACCCATGGGATTGTTTCTGCTCAAGGACTTGGGTGCACTTGGTGGAtgatgcagagggatggggaaacacTCTGTGTACCTcaaggggatttgatttttgggtCAGAACAGTCCGCGAGGTTGAATTGTAGAATATTGTTTGCCCAATGACGCTCCCACTGTGTGCCAGAACTCCCATGAACAATGAGGTCTTTCCTTAGgtacaaatttttattttctgtgcttttgatgttttctttaaaaaaaagagtcctGTTTCCATTCCCTCCTTCTTCAGTAGCCCCCATCTTGTGTGTCCCAGAGATTTAGTCTAACTGGGGAGTCTCCTATTGGATTTGAGTGACATATATGAACCTGCAATAAGCTTTTGTGTGAGATTCCCTTCCTGATCAGAGCAGGACTGATGAGGAAATGAGAACAgctttctggctgccccagcttAGGGACTGgccctgtgcctggagctggaaaagCTGAGACTATCTGCTGTGCAAAGTGGACTTCAATGGAGGCAATGTGGACTTAATATACATCAGGAGAAGGACTTTTGGTTTTTattgagctgtgccttcctctggTTTGGTTTGCTGGGaataaatgaacatccctctgtgtctcgggcagctctttctccaagccaagcaggtgggagttggtgccaaggagctgaaacctgcaggtccagccttgagTGGAGGAAGCTCACatttgcccaaggctgctttgagtgccaggGGTCTGATGAGGGAATACTGGGGTGGGGATAGGGATAAATTCTGATGGATTCTCAGACATAAAGGGTCttgattttcttatctattcAGACTGAATTAGGAAGTGCCCGGGATCAATATCGACTGGGAATTGTTGATATCAgtgtaaaaacaggaaaaaaggaaacaggccacaaaaaagacatcttttctCATGGTTTTATTAATACAATATATTCACTTGGAATGCACTTCTGAGATCTGTCTAATTAACCACAAAAGAATTGAAGACTTAGAAGTCAATTATTCCCAGGGGTTTGTCTGGTTAAGATGCCATCACTGAGAAGAGAGTGTGaaggaatgagcagacaaggagaccatccctggggctggggaagcaggaactcagagtcactggttcCAGGTGGCAAATGGACTGGGGGATGTTTCTGTGAGAGCCCCTAAAgggtgtgctggtttcagggggagtacagttaaatttcttccccgTGGCTGGTGCAGgactgtgttttggtttgtgctgaacacagggttgataatcacagaatgacagaatatggtgagttggaagggactcagaagcatcatccagtccaattcctaccctgcacaggatcatcgacaagaatcacaccatgagcctgagaggatcatccaaacacttcttgagctctgtcagccttggtgctgtgcccactgccctggggagcctggtcagtgcccaaccaccctctgggggaagaatgtttttctaaaatccaacctaaccctgccctgacacaactgcaggccattccctcagtcctgtccctggtccccccagagcagagctcagggcctgcctctcctctgcccctccccaggaagctggacctgcactgaggtctcccctcagtctcctcttccccagctgaacacaccaagtgccctcagtgtcctcacacgccttccccccaaggcccttccccatcttccttgccctcctttggacactctctaatggctcaatctctcccttccattgtgtccccccaaactgccccaatggtgcaggtgaggccgccccagggcagagcagagcgggacaatcccctccctggcccggccggccatgctgggcctgatgcccccaggacaggcttggccctcctggctgccagggcactgctgactcagggccaactggccacccaccagcacccccagggccctttcccggcactgctttccagcctctccttcccagtctgtccgtccaggcggggttgccccatcccagggcagaatccggcacttcccccTGGTGAAGTTCTCAGGGCTCCTAAAGAGCCGGGAGGTCACGGGATGTCAAAGAGCCCCACGGAGCtaaagggacccttgggacactgtggaacctcatggaatcaagggggctttgtgacatgtggggcctcatggaatcagagGAACCCTGTGGactctcatggaatcaaggggcacctgtgacactgcagggtctcctgctccagaaggaaccctgggacactgtaggatctcatggaaccaaggtgCCATTGTGACACAGCATGGCTGCAGGGAATCAGGGCTCCAGAGTAAAAGTCCACGGcctcatggaaaaaatgaattctgggacactgtggaacctcatggaaacaagaggccattgtgacactacagggcctcatggagccaaaggaaccctgggactttttggaacctcatggagtcaagggccagttgtgacactgcagagcctcatggaactaaaggaattGTGGAGACCTGCTGATGCCTAAAATCTGTCCTGACACAGTTTTAAACTTTTACTATTCTTGGCTGTTAATAAAGACAATCTGACTGTGTCACTAAAAACAGAAGTTTTATTCTTCCGTCCTCCTCGTCCACCCCAAAATGGCAGAAAAGGCATGCAATGTTTACAGTATAGCTTTTTTATCCCACCTAGCACAGGAATTTCTAGGCTACAGGGAAGGAGGCATGCATGGACCTATTTAACATACTGTCACACCCTTTTTCTAACTTATCCACACTAGTCAAATTTTTCTAACAACACACTGTCATTcttaattataaattaattcCTATTTCATAAGTGGGGCGAACTAAAGCagtctcttccttctcatttttaaCTTTGGTAGCAGGTGTTCACCACAGGTGTCCTTCCCCTGAAGTCAGCAgcttcttctctccctctcacaGAGTGCCCAAGGCCGTCTGATGGATTCCATCCCTATCTCTGAGGCCTCTCTCTGGGGAGCTGCCTCTGGCTCTCCAGCCTGAACACCTGTTTGGTCTCCCACCCCCCAGCTGtgattcagttttctggaatGATTATAAATGagttaaaaagcttttttgggCCATGATCTAGGCAACTGCTGCCGTGGATAACGTGGATTGCAGgaaggcagaagagaaggacGTGAAAGGGCCACCTGTgagcaaaaggtatttttcGTTTTCAGTAgtctctgaatttttgttactagttttctgtttctgtgaaagagttcagtgtcctccctcctgggagggatgggaataAATGATTAAACATGGAAAACATTGTGGCTGAGCTGTTCCAACACTGCAAACTGTCATTTGTCCAGATGGTCTAAAGATGTCCAGATTATTGAAAACCTTCCATATGTTTCttttcagggagagagaaatatttgatgaagaaatCCAGCAAAGGCAAAAGTGCAAGGCCAAGCCTCAGCCTGCTGAGAGCTGAGGAGTGGCCCCAGCTGCCCCAGAATTACACagggaaaataagaaacacaGAGGTTTTGGAATGGGATCGAGCCATTTTCAATGGGATTGATTCACTTTGAGGTGACAGACTGATCTCTCTCGACttttgggatgcagagctgggagagactggaatgttaatggtccatggctccaacactctccagctgcagaagcagTGGGGGCTTTGCTGCCCATGGGCAAAGGAACCacctggggaagggggggttaatggggctggggggagaggagggggagcaccatgagcaggtgagtcctgagaccctcctggtgtccccaagaccatCTTGGTGTCCCCACCcccccccttgacaccccgagacccccctggtgtctccaatgtccccagggcctccccatggccccaattccccccttgacacccccaattccactgtccacaaacccctccccactgtccccactgtccccaaaccccatccctgatgtccccaaccctccatctcaccccaggagccccccctggaccctctgaccacaaaaacacccctccttccccccacgctcacagaaaggccaagggcatttggggacacgttggggacagtttggggggctttgtggggcactgggtcattactgggggatactgggacacactggggggaaccagggggaactgggagggactgggggggaactggggcacactgggggacactggcagaTGACTGAGGAGTTCCtggggattaccaggacacacggggggacactgggaggttactgggccacACcaggggttactgggtgctcactggaggatcatTGGGCCACACTgggaggcagtgggaggtcactgggatgcactggatggtcactgagggggttactgggccgtactgaggtcactgggaggtcactgggctgtactggggacactggaatccccttacccggatgtggtacatctcgTCCCTggactttggggggcaccaccaggccccctcccctgggggctgggggaccccctgaaccccactgctgaaCCCTCCCTGTAggatctctgtgtgctgagtttcGCGGTCTCTGGGGTTCAGGGCGGGCATCAGGATCCCCTTTCTCTGAggtcggtccgccgggccggcaggggcgCTGTGGCCCGAAAAGAAATGGCGGGTCCAGCACGTGACGCGGGGCCTCATGGGAGTTGTAGTTCTTTCATGAGCTCTccgccggcgcgcctgcgcagtgcagccagggcgctgGAAAAGCCCCCGAGCCCCGCAGCCCCCAAGAGGGCTCCAAGGCCCCGCGCTCTgcccctcgggaacccccgaacccctccgctaaaccctcccgagctctccagcctttccactcACAGTGCAGTGcacccgccgccgcctcctccatCACTTCCCCACAGCCAACATGGCGCTCTGTGCGCTCCCCGCCTCCAGAGAGACCCCCACAGTCAATCAGCGGGCGGTCTCGCCCAGGCATCGGGCGAGCGGGAGAGGAAGACTTTGAGCCTTCATCCCCTGCGACCACCCGAGAGGAGCACCAGAGAGAAGTGCGCAGGCGCCAGAAGGCGCGTCCCGAGATTTCCATGGAACACCGCCCACTCTGGGGTAGCTCGGGAAGATGTAAAAATGTACAATGAATATGTATGAGCTAATTTCCCAGGAACTGGAacagccctgtgtgtgcagggacacGGGTCAGGcggtgcccccccagcagccctctgtccccacagcagattgggagctcagggggccaccccggacccccctttcccacccccctctgccccacagctgctgcagcaccagctgctgggtggggggagtccccccatcagcccccaggGTTGGGCACCTGTGGAGAATCGTGACCAGAGCAAGCACAGAAAGGGTTACAGAAGCAGTGGACATTCCCAGGGCggatctgccccctcccagagccccagggaaccgctccagggcCCAACTgatgggggacaggggggacccATATGGGAACCCCCCgccctctgtccccctgcccactgtccaacaccccttttctcccctctcccacccctttctcATCATCCCCACAGTCCTCAGCTCCCCCCCCGGCTCGGTTTGGGGCTGTTtcttcccctctgccctgctcgGTTTCAGAGTCTCAACCCCTTCCCTGCTCAGTTTGGAGGTCCCAgcccccccttttctcccgttctccccccccctttttccacTGTCCCCTGAAAGGGAGCTGTTAAATATTGggtgctgaaaaagctgctaCATCGTGTCCATTCCAAATTAAACCTGCATTTATTAGGATGGACTGGTATCCAAATGGCAGCAAGAAGAGTCTTCTAATTCTCTTCTTTCTAATCCTCTCTGCAGTCGCCGGTTTTCCCCTCTAAGagggcaggaaaacaggaacagccctggtgtggtcggggagcagcgctgaccccaaagggctgcatttcccctgccgatcgtcctgctctgccctccccggggctggctctgcctggcgctGGCCGGACGTGCCGGGGCTCCTCACTGAGCAAACCCCTTCCCAAACTTCAGGGGCAAGTCCAGACCCCGGCTGGCCCGGGAGGAAGCGACAGCAGCGCGGGCCGAGCGGGCGGGATGGGGTCCGAGCAGCGGCGGGAAGTTGCAAACTTGCCAGCAAAGAAGTCAAAATAAAGTGAAGCAGCTAAAAAAGCCCGTGGTCTCGGCATGGGtgcgggaggaaggggagctccGTGACTTcagccggggctgcccccggggcgCGCGGGGGCCAACGGGGAACGGACAAATGGACAAACGGACGAACCGACGAACGGACCAACGGCCCCGGCGcttcggcagcagcagcggcggcagcagcagcgactCTAGAGACGAGCTCTCggtcttcctcttcctcttgctcttcttcctcctctcccagtgtcccagtcccggtgtccctgtcccggtgtccctctcccggtgtcccggtcccggtgtccctgtcccgttcccggtcccccctccccttgccgGCCCGGGCCATGGCCCCGGCCGTTCCCCTctgccgggcggggccgccccgtcccCGGCCCTGGGCGGCCCGGCGCGGTCCCGCCCTCGCCCGGCTCCCGGCGCGCCGGTTGTGGCGCTGCTGGGCGCTCCTGTGGGGCGGGCTGAGGGAcgggctgtgggacgggctgtggggcgggctgtgggatgggctgtgggacgggctgtGGGGCGGGCTGTGGGGcgggctgtgggatgggctgtggggcgggctgtgggatgggctgtgggacgggctgtGGGGCGGGCTCGGCCTCGCCGCCCCTTGGCTCCGCCCGGCTCGAGCCCGGCgcctgccggggccggcgggggacgcgggcgccgcggccgctgccgcctcctcgGCGGGTTCCCCGGGCAGAGctccgccgccgctgcccgctgcGGGTGGGgaagcccggcccgggccgctCGAGGGGCGCtcgggggccgtgccgggccccggccCGAACGCTGACGGCCACGTCTCGCCCGCGCGGAAGGCGAAGGGGCCCCTGCAGAAGCGCTACCGGCTGGGTTCGCTGCTGGGCAGCGGCGGCTTCGGCCGCGTCTACGCGGGGACCCGCCTGGCGGACGGAGCCCCGGtgagtgcaggaggaggaggaggaggaggaggaggagagcgggacgggcggcgagCTCAACCCGCCGTTCCCCTTGGCTTGCAGGTGGCCATCAAAGCCGTGCCCCGGGATCTCATCCGGCGCTGGGGCGAGCTGGTGAGCGAGCGGGGCCAGCGGCAGaaagcggggcgggacgggcggggacGAGCCGAGGCCCGGGAGGGTGGAAGCCGCCGGGACACCTGGAGGGAGAGTGGCCGTGGGGTCGGTGGGGGACGGGGAGCatccagggctggcagaggggtAGCAGGCAGACAGGCACGGCATCAGCCCCACTGACGACCCCGTGGTCCCCCCGCAGCCCGACGGCACCCTGGCACCCCTGGAGATCGTGCTGCTGGACAAGGTGTCCAATGGCTTTCGTGGTGTCatccagctcctggagtggTTCGAGCTCCCCAACAGTTTCTTGTTGGTGATGGAGCGTCCGGAGCGCTCTCGGGACCTCTCTCGCGTAATCACGGCGTGGAGGTTCCTGCCGGAGGAGATGGCGTGGGGGCTGTTCCGCCAGGTGCTGAAGGCCGTGCGGCACTGCACCAGCTGCGGCGTCCTGCACCGGGACATCAAGCCCCAGAACATCCTCCTCAACCTGGCCACCGGCGAGGTGAAGCTCCTTGACTTTGGATGTGCCACCTTCCTTCAGGACACGGTCTACACCCAGTTTGCAGGTGAGCCCACAGCCGGGGGATGCTCCTGGTGCCAGGCACCGCATGGCCATGCCCGGGTGTGGCACCAGAGATTGCCCCTTTTGCTGAGGGGGAAAAGGATTA
This Pseudopipra pipra isolate bDixPip1 chromosome W, bDixPip1.hap1, whole genome shotgun sequence DNA region includes the following protein-coding sequences:
- the LOC135405289 gene encoding serine/threonine-protein kinase pim-1-like, whose product is MAPAVPLCRAGPPRPRPWAARRGPALARLPARRLWRCWALLWGGLRDGLWDGLWGGLWDGLWDGLWGGLWGGLWDGLWGGLWDGLWDGLWGGLGLAAPWLRPARARRLPGPAGDAGAAAAAASSAGSPGRAPPPLPAAGGEARPGPLEGRSGAVPGPGPNADGHVSPARKAKGPLQKRYRLGSLLGSGGFGRVYAGTRLADGAPVAIKAVPRDLIRRWGELPDGTLAPLEIVLLDKVSNGFRGVIQLLEWFELPNSFLLVMERPERSRDLSRVITAWRFLPEEMAWGLFRQVLKAVRHCTSCGVLHRDIKPQNILLNLATGEVKLLDFGCATFLQDTVYTQFAGTPSYSPPEWICFKRYRGEAATVWSLGILLYQMVCGKHPFCRGTNTIWDQLPFPPRVSRGCQHLIRWCLSIRPSDRPSLEDLLCHPWVQGIHLL